One stretch of Streptomyces sp. NBC_01363 DNA includes these proteins:
- a CDS encoding sensor histidine kinase — protein MATAYGPDTRDHQRSGAGFGDHPPVKHFFPAALRAPVEGRTWRELTYLLLSLPIGVVLFSLSITLTTLGVGMLITFLGVPILAGALAMCRGFGAMERARARGLLKVDVAAPAPVRGRTGGLMSWMGAMLKSGASWRHLLYTLLHMPWAIFAFSVAVTFWTIGWTAFTYPLWRWVFPAYTGQGGIQLYSDRSHDVRLDSSVELALTSAVGLVFVLVTPWIIRGLVSVDRVMVAGLLGPSRLATRVSELESDRGVVVDTAAADLRRIERDLHDGAQARLVALAMDLGLAKEKLTDDPEAAARMVDEAHGEVKVALQELRDLARGIHPAVLTDRGLDAALSAIASRCTVPVNVEVDLASRPAQAIEGIAYFTVSELLQNVSKHARATRASVDVWRAADRLMLQVTDNGRGGADVSSGSGLAGLTERLEAVDGVLVVDSPQGGPTRVTAELPWRG, from the coding sequence ATGGCCACGGCATACGGACCGGACACTCGGGACCACCAGCGGTCCGGAGCCGGCTTCGGGGACCATCCCCCGGTGAAGCACTTCTTCCCCGCCGCGCTGCGCGCGCCCGTCGAGGGCAGGACCTGGCGCGAGCTCACGTACCTGCTGCTGAGCCTGCCGATCGGCGTGGTCCTGTTCAGCCTCTCGATCACCCTGACGACGCTGGGCGTCGGCATGCTGATCACCTTCCTCGGGGTTCCGATCCTGGCCGGCGCGCTGGCCATGTGCCGCGGCTTCGGCGCGATGGAGCGGGCACGGGCGCGCGGGCTGCTGAAGGTGGACGTGGCGGCTCCGGCGCCGGTGCGCGGCAGGACCGGCGGCCTGATGTCCTGGATGGGCGCGATGCTCAAGAGCGGGGCGTCCTGGCGGCATCTGCTCTACACACTGCTGCACATGCCGTGGGCGATCTTCGCCTTCTCCGTCGCGGTGACGTTCTGGACGATCGGGTGGACCGCGTTCACCTACCCGCTGTGGCGCTGGGTCTTCCCGGCGTACACGGGTCAGGGCGGCATTCAGCTGTACAGCGACCGGTCCCATGACGTCCGCCTCGACTCCTCCGTCGAACTGGCTCTGACCAGCGCGGTCGGCCTGGTATTCGTCCTCGTCACGCCGTGGATCATCCGTGGTCTGGTGAGCGTGGACCGGGTCATGGTGGCCGGGCTGCTCGGGCCGTCCCGGCTGGCGACCCGCGTCTCGGAGCTGGAGTCGGACCGGGGAGTGGTCGTCGACACGGCCGCCGCCGACCTGCGCCGCATCGAACGCGACCTCCACGACGGCGCCCAGGCCCGCCTCGTCGCCCTCGCCATGGATCTGGGCCTGGCGAAGGAGAAGCTGACCGACGACCCCGAAGCCGCGGCCCGCATGGTCGACGAGGCCCACGGCGAGGTCAAGGTCGCCCTCCAGGAACTGCGCGACCTCGCCCGCGGCATCCACCCCGCCGTCCTCACCGACCGCGGACTCGACGCCGCACTCTCCGCCATCGCCTCCCGCTGCACCGTCCCCGTCAACGTCGAGGTGGACCTGGCCTCCCGGCCGGCCCAGGCGATCGAGGGCATCGCGTACTTCACGGTCTCCGAGCTGCTGCAGAACGTGAGCAAGCACGCACGGGCGACCCGCGCGTCGGTCGATGTGTGGCGGGCGGCGGACCGGCTGATGCTCCAGGTCACCGACAACGGGCGCGGCGGCGCCGATGTGTCGTCGGGCAGCGGGCTCGCCGGGCTGACCGAGCGGCTGGAGGCGGTGGACGGAGTCCTGGTCGTGGACTCCCCGCAGGGCGGCCCGACCCGGGTCACGGCCGAGCTGCCGTGGCGCGGCTGA
- a CDS encoding response regulator transcription factor yields MVEDRVRVVIAEDSVLLREGLTRLLTDLGHDVVAGVGDAEALIKTVSDLAGQDALPDVVVADVRMPPTHTDEGVRAAVRLRKDYPGIGVLVLSQYVEEQYATELLAGSSRGVGYLLKDRVAEVREFVDAVVRVAQGGTALDPEVVAQLLGRSRKQDVLAGLTPREREVLGLMAEGRTNSAVARQLVVSDGAVEKHVSNIFLKLGLSPSDGDHRRVLAVLTYLNS; encoded by the coding sequence ATGGTGGAGGACAGGGTGCGAGTAGTCATCGCCGAGGATTCGGTGCTGCTCCGGGAAGGACTCACCCGGCTGCTGACCGATCTGGGGCATGACGTCGTCGCCGGAGTCGGGGACGCCGAGGCGCTGATCAAGACGGTGAGCGATCTGGCGGGGCAGGACGCGCTGCCCGATGTGGTGGTCGCCGATGTGCGGATGCCTCCGACCCACACCGACGAGGGTGTGCGGGCGGCCGTGCGGCTGCGGAAGGACTATCCGGGGATCGGGGTACTGGTCCTTTCGCAGTACGTCGAGGAGCAGTACGCGACCGAGTTGCTGGCCGGGTCCAGCCGGGGTGTGGGATATCTGCTGAAGGACCGGGTCGCCGAGGTCAGGGAGTTCGTGGACGCGGTGGTCCGGGTGGCGCAGGGCGGGACGGCGCTGGACCCGGAGGTGGTGGCGCAGCTGCTGGGCCGGAGTCGTAAACAGGACGTCCTGGCCGGGCTGACGCCGCGCGAGCGCGAGGTGCTCGGCCTGATGGCGGAGGGGCGGACGAACTCCGCGGTGGCCAGGCAGCTGGTGGTGAGCGACGGCGCCGTGGAGAAGCACGTCAGCAATATCTTCCTGAAGCTGGGGCTGTCCCCCAGTGACGGGGATCACCGCCGGGTGCTGGCCGTTCTGACCTACCTGAACTCCTGA
- a CDS encoding 2-oxoacid:acceptor oxidoreductase subunit alpha, translating to MTSQVSSPAEQADEASEALVGGQRAPRPDHAGAGEKEIRRLDRVIIRFAGDSGDGMQLTGDRFTSETASFGNDLSTLPNFPAEIRAPAGTLPGVSSFQLHFADHDILTPGDAPNVLVAMNPAALKANIGDVPRGAEIIVNTDEFTKRPMAKVGYPTNPLEDGSLDGYSVHPVPLTTLTIEALKEFGLSRKEAERSKNMFALGLLSWMYHRPTEGTEAFLRAKFAKKPQIAEANVAAFRAGWNFGETTEDFAVSYEVAPASQAFPAGTYRNISGNLALSYGLIAASRQADLPLYLGSYPITPASDILHELSKHKNFGVRTFQAEDEIAGIGAALGAAFGGSLAVTTTSGPGVALKSETIGLAVSLELPLIVIDIQRGGPSTGLPTKTEQADLLQAMYGRNGEAPVPVVAPRTPADCFDAALDAARIALTYRTPVFLLSDGYLANGSEPWKIPETDELPDLRVRFATGPNHELADGTEVFWPYKRDPHTLARPWAVPGTPGLEHRIGGIEKQDGSGNISYDPANHDFMVRTRQAKIDNIEVPDLQVDDPSDARSLVLGWGSTYGPITAAVRRLRAAGQPIAQAHLRNLNPFPGNLGDILKRYDKVIVPEMNLGQLATLIRAKYLVDAHSYNQVNGMPFKAEQLATALKEAIDA from the coding sequence GTGACCAGCCAGGTCAGTAGCCCAGCCGAACAGGCCGATGAGGCCAGCGAGGCGCTCGTCGGGGGACAGCGTGCCCCCCGCCCCGATCATGCGGGCGCCGGCGAGAAGGAGATCCGCCGTCTCGATCGGGTGATCATCCGCTTCGCGGGTGACTCCGGAGACGGTATGCAGCTCACCGGTGACCGCTTCACTTCGGAGACCGCGTCGTTCGGGAACGATCTTTCGACGCTGCCGAACTTTCCCGCCGAGATCCGCGCCCCCGCAGGGACCCTGCCGGGGGTTTCTTCGTTCCAGCTGCATTTCGCGGACCACGACATCCTCACGCCGGGGGATGCGCCGAACGTCCTGGTCGCGATGAATCCGGCCGCGCTGAAGGCGAACATCGGCGATGTGCCGCGCGGGGCGGAAATCATCGTGAACACCGATGAGTTCACCAAGCGGCCGATGGCGAAGGTCGGCTACCCGACCAATCCGCTGGAGGACGGGTCGCTGGACGGCTACAGCGTGCATCCGGTGCCGCTGACGACGCTCACGATCGAGGCGCTGAAGGAGTTCGGGCTCTCCCGCAAGGAGGCCGAGCGGTCGAAGAACATGTTCGCGCTGGGTCTGCTGTCGTGGATGTACCACCGCCCGACCGAGGGGACCGAGGCGTTCCTGCGGGCGAAGTTCGCGAAGAAGCCGCAGATCGCGGAGGCGAACGTGGCGGCGTTCAGGGCCGGATGGAATTTCGGGGAGACCACGGAGGACTTCGCGGTCTCCTACGAGGTGGCGCCCGCCTCGCAGGCCTTCCCGGCGGGTACGTACCGCAACATCTCGGGGAACCTGGCGCTGTCGTACGGGCTGATCGCCGCGTCCCGGCAGGCGGATCTGCCGCTGTATCTGGGCTCGTACCCGATCACTCCGGCCTCCGACATCCTGCACGAGCTGAGCAAGCACAAGAACTTCGGGGTGCGGACCTTCCAGGCGGAGGACGAGATCGCGGGGATCGGGGCGGCGCTGGGGGCCGCGTTCGGCGGATCCCTCGCCGTGACCACCACCTCCGGACCCGGGGTGGCGCTGAAGTCGGAGACGATCGGGCTCGCCGTCTCCCTGGAACTGCCGCTGATCGTGATCGACATCCAGCGCGGCGGCCCGTCCACCGGCCTGCCGACCAAGACCGAGCAGGCCGACCTGCTCCAGGCGATGTACGGGCGCAACGGCGAGGCCCCCGTCCCGGTCGTGGCCCCCAGGACCCCGGCCGACTGCTTCGACGCCGCGCTCGACGCCGCCCGCATCGCCCTGACCTACCGCACCCCCGTCTTCCTGCTCTCCGACGGGTATCTCGCCAACGGCTCCGAGCCGTGGAAGATCCCCGAGACGGACGAGCTGCCCGACCTGCGGGTCCGGTTCGCGACCGGCCCCAACCATGAACTGGCCGACGGCACCGAGGTGTTCTGGCCCTACAAGCGCGACCCGCACACTCTGGCCCGGCCGTGGGCGGTGCCCGGCACTCCCGGTCTCGAACACCGCATCGGCGGCATCGAGAAGCAGGACGGCAGCGGCAACATCTCCTACGACCCGGCCAACCACGACTTCATGGTCCGCACCCGCCAGGCCAAGATCGACAACATCGAGGTCCCCGACCTCCAGGTCGACGACCCCTCCGACGCCAGGAGCCTGGTGCTGGGCTGGGGCTCCACCTACGGCCCCATCACCGCCGCCGTCCGCCGGCTCCGCGCGGCCGGACAGCCCATCGCCCAGGCCCATCTGCGCAACCTCAACCCCTTCCCGGGCAACCTCGGCGACATCCTCAAGCGCTACGACAAGGTCATCGTCCCCGAGATGAACCTCGGCCAGCTCGCCACCCTCATCCGGGCCAAGTACCTCGTCGACGCCCACAGCTACAACCAGGTCAACGGCATGCCGTTCAAGGCCGAACAGCTCGCGACGGCACTCAAGGAGGCCATCGATGCCTGA
- a CDS encoding 2-oxoacid:ferredoxin oxidoreductase subunit beta, with product MPDANQLLHLVPKAEAEQSMKDFKSDQEVRWCPGCGDYAVLAAVQGFMPELGLAKENIVFVSGIGCSSRFPYYMNTYGMHSIHGRAPAIATGLASSRRDLSVWVVTGDGDALSIGGNHLIHALRRNVNLKILLFNNRIYGLTKGQYSPTSEVGKITKSTPMGSLDAPFNPVSLAIGAEASFVARTIDSDRKHLTSVLRAAADHPGTALVEIYQNCNIFNDGAFEALKDKERAQDAVIRLEHGQPIRFGTDNTKGVVRDPGTGDLQVVTVTPENEQQILVHDAHAASPTTAFALSRLADPDTLHQTPIGVLRDIDRPVYDTLMADQLDTAVEQHGKGDLAALLAGNDNWTVVG from the coding sequence ATGCCTGACGCCAACCAGCTCCTGCACCTGGTGCCCAAGGCCGAGGCCGAGCAGTCCATGAAGGACTTCAAGTCGGACCAGGAAGTCCGCTGGTGCCCCGGCTGTGGCGACTACGCCGTCCTCGCGGCCGTCCAGGGCTTCATGCCCGAGCTCGGCCTCGCGAAGGAGAACATCGTCTTCGTCTCCGGCATCGGCTGCTCCTCCCGCTTCCCGTACTACATGAACACCTACGGGATGCACTCCATCCACGGCCGCGCCCCGGCCATCGCCACCGGGCTCGCCTCCTCCCGCCGCGACCTGTCCGTCTGGGTCGTCACCGGCGACGGCGACGCCCTGTCCATCGGCGGCAACCACCTCATCCACGCCCTGCGCCGCAATGTGAACCTCAAGATCCTCCTGTTCAACAACCGGATCTACGGCCTCACCAAGGGCCAGTACTCCCCCACCTCCGAGGTCGGCAAGATCACCAAGTCCACCCCGATGGGCTCCCTGGACGCCCCGTTCAACCCGGTCTCCCTGGCCATCGGCGCGGAAGCATCCTTCGTCGCCCGCACCATCGACTCCGACCGCAAGCACCTCACGAGCGTGCTGCGCGCGGCGGCCGACCACCCGGGCACGGCGCTGGTGGAGATCTACCAGAACTGCAACATCTTCAACGACGGCGCGTTCGAGGCCCTCAAGGACAAGGAACGCGCCCAGGACGCCGTCATCCGCCTCGAACACGGACAGCCCATCCGCTTCGGCACCGACAACACCAAGGGCGTCGTCCGCGACCCCGGCACCGGCGACCTCCAGGTCGTCACCGTCACCCCGGAGAACGAACAGCAAATCCTGGTCCACGACGCCCACGCGGCCTCCCCGACCACCGCCTTCGCCCTCTCCCGCCTCGCCGACCCCGACACCCTCCACCAGACCCCCATCGGCGTCCTGCGCGACATCGACCGCCCCGTCTACGACACCCTCATGGCCGACCAGCTCGACACCGCCGTCGAACAGCACGGCAAGGGCGACCTCGCCGCCCTCCTCGCCGGCAACGACAACTGGACCGTCGTCGGCTAG
- a CDS encoding APC family permease, protein MSLDRPVYRIKRRLLGKPLTTERISEEKLNNRTALGVLASDCISSSAYGSEEMLRVLVPVVGAAAFTLLMPVTGAILLVLLLLTLCYSDVVMIYTRAGGSYVVARENFGPNVAQIAAVALLVDYIVTVAVQVSAGTNALISLAHLAGGDFTGLDHLQLPVSVGVIALLAYGNLRGIREAGRAFALPAYLFMAAVGLVLVVAAVRGLTGELPRADLHAAGVVPLGTQGNGWLYGASLFIVLRSFANGGSSLTGLEAISNGISAFREPQGRNARRTLITMSCVLGVLVLGVSTLAHFTHAVPYTDGTPTVIAQEAHLAFGGGPIGTAGLVFVQLATALVLYTGANTPFTGFPFLASFVAEDRFLPRLLTRRGHRLAFSNGIISLTVVSLALLLATGASVDKLVALYAIGVFTAFTMAGAGLTAYHLRRRERFRRLKITVNGLAAIISAAVVLIFAVTKFTEGAWLVVVVFPLGVWALMRINREYRREAAALQSLQPPGADRPRGLRHLVFVLVETLDLATIKALRYAHELHPDEIRAVHFAIDEAHGRRLAAQWESTAATSVSLELVECPDRRLRHAMKELATRTTEDGRTSLTVLVPRRMYTNALGKLLHRGTGEQMAKALGQLPHVAVTILPFDVSHALRTLEEGQAPQPE, encoded by the coding sequence ATGAGCCTCGACCGTCCCGTGTACCGCATCAAGCGGCGTCTGCTCGGCAAGCCACTCACCACCGAGCGCATCAGCGAGGAGAAGCTGAACAACCGGACGGCGCTCGGGGTGCTCGCCTCCGACTGCATCAGTTCGTCCGCGTACGGCTCCGAGGAGATGCTCCGGGTTCTCGTACCCGTCGTCGGAGCCGCCGCCTTCACTCTTCTGATGCCGGTGACCGGCGCGATCCTGCTGGTACTGCTGCTCCTGACGCTCTGTTACAGCGATGTCGTCATGATCTACACCCGGGCCGGCGGGTCCTATGTCGTCGCACGGGAGAACTTCGGGCCCAACGTCGCGCAGATCGCCGCCGTGGCACTGCTCGTCGACTACATCGTCACCGTCGCCGTCCAGGTCTCGGCGGGCACCAACGCCCTGATCTCGCTCGCCCATCTGGCCGGCGGCGACTTCACCGGCCTCGACCACCTCCAGCTCCCGGTCTCCGTCGGCGTCATCGCGCTGCTCGCGTACGGGAATCTGCGCGGGATCCGCGAGGCGGGCCGGGCCTTCGCACTGCCCGCCTATCTCTTCATGGCCGCCGTCGGTCTCGTCCTCGTCGTCGCCGCGGTGCGCGGGCTCACGGGCGAGCTGCCGCGCGCCGATCTGCACGCCGCCGGGGTCGTACCGCTCGGCACCCAGGGCAACGGCTGGCTCTACGGCGCCTCGCTCTTCATCGTGCTGCGTTCGTTCGCCAACGGCGGCTCGTCCCTCACCGGGCTCGAAGCGATCTCCAACGGCATCTCCGCGTTCCGCGAACCGCAGGGCCGCAACGCCCGCCGCACCCTGATCACCATGAGCTGTGTGCTCGGTGTCCTGGTCCTCGGCGTCTCCACGCTGGCGCACTTCACCCACGCCGTCCCCTACACCGACGGCACACCGACCGTCATCGCGCAGGAGGCCCATCTCGCCTTCGGCGGCGGGCCCATCGGGACGGCCGGGCTGGTCTTCGTACAGCTGGCGACCGCACTGGTCCTCTACACCGGCGCCAACACACCGTTCACCGGCTTCCCGTTCCTCGCCAGCTTCGTGGCCGAGGACCGGTTCCTGCCGCGGCTGCTGACCCGGCGCGGGCACCGGCTCGCGTTCTCCAACGGCATCATCTCGCTGACCGTCGTCTCGCTGGCACTGCTGCTCGCCACCGGGGCCAGCGTGGACAAGCTGGTGGCGCTGTACGCGATCGGCGTGTTCACCGCCTTCACCATGGCCGGGGCCGGTCTCACCGCGTACCACCTGCGGCGCCGGGAGCGGTTCCGCCGGCTCAAGATCACGGTCAACGGGCTCGCCGCGATCATCTCGGCCGCCGTCGTGCTGATCTTCGCGGTCACCAAGTTCACCGAGGGCGCCTGGCTGGTCGTGGTGGTCTTCCCGCTCGGTGTGTGGGCGCTGATGCGGATCAACCGCGAGTACCGGCGCGAGGCCGCGGCGCTCCAGAGCCTCCAGCCGCCGGGGGCCGACCGGCCCCGGGGCCTGCGCCATCTGGTCTTCGTCCTCGTCGAGACGCTGGACCTGGCGACGATCAAGGCACTGCGGTACGCGCACGAACTGCACCCGGACGAGATCCGGGCCGTGCACTTCGCGATCGACGAGGCGCACGGCAGACGGCTGGCCGCCCAATGGGAGTCGACGGCCGCCACGTCCGTCTCCCTGGAACTGGTGGAGTGCCCGGACCGGCGGCTGCGCCACGCGATGAAGGAGCTCGCCACCCGCACCACGGAGGACGGCCGAACCTCGCTGACGGTGCTGGTGCCGCGGCGGATGTACACCAATGCGCTCGGGAAGCTGCTGCACCGGGGCACGGGCGAGCAGATGGCGAAGGCGCTGGGGCAGCTGCCGCACGTGGCGGTGACGATCCTGCCGTTCGACGTGTCCCACGCGCTGCGCACACTGGAGGAGGGACAGGCGCCTCAGCCGGAGTGA
- a CDS encoding helix-turn-helix domain-containing protein, with protein MCPSRLVLEHVTSRWGVLVLAALLERSYRFSELRREVGGVSEKMLAQTLQTLERDGFVHRDAKPVIPPRVDYTLTDLGREAAEQVWALARWTERRLDAVRAARETYDERKAHAPQGKSG; from the coding sequence ATGTGCCCCTCCCGACTGGTGCTCGAACATGTCACCAGCCGATGGGGCGTCCTGGTCCTCGCCGCCCTGCTGGAGCGCTCGTACCGCTTCAGCGAGCTGCGCCGCGAGGTGGGTGGCGTCAGCGAGAAGATGCTGGCCCAGACCCTCCAGACGCTGGAGCGTGACGGCTTCGTGCACCGGGACGCGAAGCCGGTGATCCCGCCGAGGGTCGACTACACGCTCACCGACCTGGGCCGGGAGGCGGCCGAACAGGTGTGGGCGCTGGCCCGCTGGACCGAACGCCGCCTGGACGCGGTGCGGGCGGCGCGCGAGACGTACGACGAACGGAAGGCGCACGCCCCGCAGGGCAAGTCCGGCTGA
- a CDS encoding SDR family oxidoreductase translates to MSIVVTGATGELGRLVVEELLATVPASEIAAVVRNAEKAAPLAARGIELRVADYDRPESLKDVFRAGDRVLLISGSEVGRRVPQHTAVIDAAKAAGVAQLAYTGVLGGPDADFQLADEHKVTEQLILDSGLPHTFLRNGWYTENYTANLAPVLEHGAVVANAGDGRVASATRADYAAAAAAVLTGEGHIGAVYELSGDVAWSFAEYAAAVAAATGKEIAYKNVPAAAHQEILVGAGLPEGFAAILVDVDEAIGRGLLAATSGDLARLIGRPTTPLAETVAAAVAAA, encoded by the coding sequence ATGAGCATCGTCGTCACCGGAGCCACCGGAGAGCTCGGCCGTCTCGTCGTCGAGGAGCTGCTGGCCACCGTGCCCGCGAGCGAGATCGCCGCCGTCGTGCGCAACGCGGAGAAGGCCGCTCCGCTCGCCGCCCGGGGCATCGAGCTGCGCGTCGCGGACTACGACCGGCCGGAGTCCCTCAAGGACGTCTTCCGGGCCGGCGACCGGGTCCTGCTCATCTCCGGCAGCGAGGTCGGCAGGCGCGTGCCGCAGCACACCGCGGTCATCGACGCGGCCAAGGCGGCGGGCGTCGCCCAGCTCGCGTACACCGGCGTACTGGGCGGCCCCGACGCCGACTTCCAGCTGGCCGACGAGCACAAGGTCACCGAGCAGCTGATCCTCGACTCCGGGCTGCCCCACACCTTCCTGCGCAACGGCTGGTACACCGAGAACTACACGGCGAACCTCGCCCCGGTCCTGGAGCACGGCGCCGTCGTCGCCAACGCGGGCGACGGCCGGGTCGCCTCCGCCACCCGCGCCGACTACGCCGCCGCGGCCGCCGCCGTGCTGACCGGCGAGGGCCACATCGGCGCGGTCTACGAGCTGAGCGGCGACGTCGCCTGGTCGTTCGCGGAGTACGCGGCCGCGGTCGCCGCCGCCACCGGCAAGGAGATCGCGTACAAGAACGTCCCGGCCGCCGCGCACCAGGAGATCCTGGTCGGCGCCGGCCTGCCCGAGGGCTTCGCGGCGATCCTCGTCGACGTCGACGAGGCGATCGGGCGCGGCCTGCTCGCCGCCACGAGCGGCGACCTGGCCCGGTTGATCGGCCGCCCGACGACGCCGCTCGCCGAGACGGTGGCCGCCGCGGTGGCAGCGGCGTAA
- the rarD gene encoding EamA family transporter RarD produces the protein MKGINEERAGLLSGIGAYGLWGLVPLFWPLLKPAGAIEILAHRMAWSLGFVAIALLALRRWSWIGELIRQPRKLGLISVAAATITVNWGLYIWSVNNGHVVEASLGYFINPLVTIAMGVLLLGERLRPVQWVAVGTGFAAVLVLAIGYGRPPWISLTLAFSFATYGLMKKKVNMGGLESLTAETAVMFVPALGYLLWLGARGESTFASGGAGHAALLASAGLVTAVPLILFGAAAIRVPLSTLGLLQYLAPVFQFVLGILYFHEEMPAERWAGFALVWLALTLLTWDAFRTARRTRAQVREARQAAQQASRPNPPADEPAPQIKL, from the coding sequence GTGAAGGGGATCAACGAAGAGCGGGCGGGACTCCTGTCCGGCATCGGCGCCTACGGCCTGTGGGGGCTCGTCCCGCTCTTCTGGCCGCTGCTGAAGCCGGCCGGCGCCATCGAGATCCTCGCCCACCGCATGGCCTGGTCCCTCGGGTTCGTCGCCATCGCGCTGCTGGCGCTGCGCCGCTGGTCCTGGATCGGCGAGCTGATACGGCAGCCGAGGAAGCTCGGTCTGATCTCGGTGGCCGCGGCCACGATCACGGTCAACTGGGGCCTGTACATCTGGTCCGTGAACAACGGCCATGTCGTCGAGGCGTCGCTCGGCTACTTCATCAATCCGCTGGTCACCATCGCCATGGGCGTCCTGCTCCTCGGCGAACGGCTGCGCCCCGTGCAGTGGGTGGCGGTCGGCACCGGTTTCGCGGCGGTGCTGGTCCTGGCGATCGGTTACGGGCGGCCGCCGTGGATCTCGCTGACCCTGGCGTTCTCCTTCGCGACGTACGGACTGATGAAGAAGAAGGTCAACATGGGCGGCCTGGAGTCGCTCACCGCCGAGACCGCCGTGATGTTCGTGCCCGCGCTCGGCTATCTGCTGTGGCTGGGCGCCCGGGGCGAGTCGACCTTCGCCTCCGGCGGCGCGGGCCACGCGGCACTGCTGGCCTCGGCAGGCCTCGTCACGGCCGTCCCGCTCATCCTGTTCGGCGCGGCGGCGATCCGGGTGCCGCTCTCCACGCTGGGCCTGTTGCAGTACCTGGCACCGGTCTTCCAGTTCGTCCTCGGCATCCTCTACTTCCACGAGGAGATGCCGGCGGAGCGGTGGGCCGGGTTCGCCCTGGTGTGGCTGGCGCTCACCCTGCTGACCTGGGACGCGTTCCGCACGGCACGGCGGACGAGGGCCCAGGTGCGCGAGGCACGGCAGGCCGCACAGCAGGCGTCGCGGCCGAACCCACCGGCCGACGAGCCCGCTCCACAGATAAAGCTGTAG
- a CDS encoding FAD-dependent monooxygenase, which yields MPATAPTAATPDPDPVLIVGSGPTGLTLACDLARRSVGVRIIDKSPEFPRSSRAKGPNPRSLEVLEDLGVVDRVLAVGSAPLTMRKYRDGLPVADADPFESSHPTPDVPYDRGALIAQWQLEEILRDRLAEYGVHVELGSEAVGLSQGPESVTVALADGRSIEARYVVGCDGGHSAVRKLLGVPFEGKTAEEQSMVCGDVEVDGLDRGLWHQWFDEDGAVMLCPIPGTRTGWWFQAGPERDTAGALVPPSLESFQRLFAKHTGLPGDRLSHATLLSTYRVNERMADRYRVGRVLLAGDAAHVHSVAGGLGMNTGIQDAFNLGWKLARVAEGRSAAGLLDTYEEERLPVASWTLDITAERLRATLEAIRQPGGGLDSAISGDTAGLGLGYHWSSLSTTGSTSRLRAGDRAPDAPCRDAGTGAPTRLFEAFAGPHFTLLGFGPDTAEALRVTEAAYGDAVRAYGVDAGAPHDLTDDAGHARTAYGAGPGTGLLVLVRPDNHVALIAPAPESGAVGDYLDRLGSTA from the coding sequence ATGCCCGCAACCGCACCCACCGCCGCCACCCCCGACCCCGACCCCGTACTGATCGTCGGTTCGGGCCCGACCGGCCTGACCCTCGCCTGCGATCTGGCACGGCGCTCCGTCGGCGTACGGATCATCGACAAGTCCCCCGAATTCCCGCGCAGCTCACGGGCCAAGGGCCCCAACCCCCGTTCCCTGGAAGTGCTGGAGGACCTGGGCGTCGTCGACCGGGTCCTGGCCGTGGGATCGGCGCCGCTGACCATGCGCAAGTACCGCGACGGTCTGCCGGTCGCCGACGCCGACCCGTTCGAGTCCTCGCACCCGACGCCGGACGTCCCGTACGACCGGGGCGCGCTGATCGCCCAGTGGCAGCTGGAGGAGATCCTGCGGGACCGCCTCGCGGAGTACGGCGTGCACGTCGAGCTCGGCTCCGAGGCGGTCGGCCTGTCGCAGGGGCCCGAGTCCGTGACCGTTGCCCTCGCCGACGGCCGGAGCATCGAGGCGCGGTACGTGGTGGGCTGCGACGGCGGCCACAGCGCGGTGCGCAAACTGCTCGGCGTCCCGTTCGAGGGGAAGACGGCCGAGGAGCAGTCGATGGTCTGCGGGGACGTGGAGGTGGACGGCCTCGACCGCGGTCTGTGGCACCAGTGGTTCGACGAGGACGGGGCCGTGATGCTGTGCCCGATCCCGGGTACGCGCACGGGCTGGTGGTTCCAGGCGGGACCGGAGCGGGACACGGCGGGAGCCCTTGTGCCACCGTCCCTCGAAAGCTTCCAACGCCTGTTCGCCAAGCACACCGGACTCCCGGGCGACCGCCTGTCGCACGCGACCCTGCTGTCCACGTACCGGGTCAACGAGCGCATGGCCGACCGCTACCGGGTGGGCCGCGTGCTCCTGGCCGGGGACGCGGCGCATGTGCACTCCGTCGCGGGCGGGCTGGGCATGAACACCGGCATCCAGGACGCGTTCAACCTGGGCTGGAAGCTCGCCCGGGTCGCCGAAGGCCGGTCGGCCGCCGGGCTGCTGGACACCTACGAGGAGGAGCGGCTGCCCGTGGCCTCCTGGACGCTGGACATCACCGCCGAGCGACTGCGGGCGACCCTCGAAGCGATCCGGCAGCCGGGCGGCGGCCTGGACTCGGCGATCTCCGGGGACACGGCGGGCCTGGGCCTCGGCTACCACTGGAGTTCGCTCTCCACCACCGGCTCCACCTCCCGGCTGCGGGCGGGCGACCGCGCCCCGGACGCCCCCTGCCGCGACGCCGGAACGGGCGCGCCGACCCGCCTGTTCGAAGCGTTCGCGGGCCCGCACTTCACCCTGCTGGGCTTCGGCCCGGACACGGCGGAGGCCCTGCGGGTGACGGAGGCGGCGTACGGCGACGCGGTGCGGGCGTACGGGGTGGACGCGGGAGCCCCGCACGACCTGACCGACGACGCGGGTCACGCCCGCACCGCGTACGGCGCCGGGCCCGGCACCGGCCTCCTCGTCCTGGTCCGCCCCGACAACCACGTGGCCCTGATCGCCCCGGCCCCGGAGAGCGGGGCGGTCGGGGACTACCTCGACCGCCTGGGCAGTACGGCCTGA